A stretch of Henckelia pumila isolate YLH828 chromosome 4, ASM3356847v2, whole genome shotgun sequence DNA encodes these proteins:
- the LOC140864691 gene encoding 3-phosphoinositide-dependent protein kinase 2-like, giving the protein MLAMNKMEKEFDSKIRIQNSSSSSSNNNNNNNPQRSKSFAFRAPQENFSIQDFELGKIYGVGSYSKVVRAKKKDTGNVYAMKIMDKKFITKENKTAYVKLERIVLDQLDHPGVVRLFFTFQDTFSLYMALESCEGGELFDQIMRKGRLSEEEARFYAAEVVDALEYIHSMGLIHRDIKPENLLLTEDGHIKIADFGSVKPMQDSRITVLPNAASDDKACTFVGTAAYVPPEVLNSSPATFGNDLWALGCTLYQMLSGTSPFKDASEWLIFQRIIARDIRFPNYISAEARDLIDQLLDIDPSKRPGAGPNGYTSLKKHPFFKGIDWKNLRTGIPPGLALEPRGPTSGGEDPDSSWNPSHVGDGSAKINDVNIGTASVSEAGSITRLASIDSFDSKWQQFLEPGESVLMISMVKKLQKLTNKKVQLILTNKPKLIYVDPTKLVVKGNIIWSDSPNDLSIQITSPSNFKICTPKKVITFEDAKQRALQWKKAIEALQNR; this is encoded by the exons atgttgGCAATGAATAAAATGGAGAAGGAATTCGATTCGAAGATAAGGATTCAGAATAGCAGCAGTTCGTcttctaacaacaacaacaataataatccTCAGAGATCTAAGAGCTTTGCCTTTAGAGCGCCGCAGGAGAATTTTAGCatccaagattttgaattggGCAAGATTTATGGTGTTGGTTCTTATTCCAAG GTTGTCAGAGCGAAGAAGAAAGACACTGGAAATGTTTATGCCATGAAAATCATGGACAAAAAGTTCATtactaaagaaaataaaacagcCTATGTAAAATTGGAGCGCATTGTATTAGATCAGTTAGATCATCCTGGTGTAGTGCGTTTGTTTTTTACGTTTCAAGACACATTCTCTCTCT ACATGGCACTCGAATCATGTGAAGGTGGAGAGCTTTTTGATCAGATAATGAGG AAAGGCCGTTTGTCCGAGGAGGAGGCTCGTTTCTATGCAGCGGAAGTTGTTGATGCTCTTGAATACATACATAGTATGGGATTGATACATCGTGATATTAAG CCGGAGAACCTGCTACTCACTGAAGATGGACATATAAAGATTGCTGATTTTGGTAGTGTAAAGCCAATGCAAGATAGCCGGATTACGGTCCTTCCAAATGCAGCATCAG ATGATAAGGCCTGTACATTTGTGGGAACAGCTGCTTATGTACCTCCTGAAGTTTTAAACTCCTCTCCGGCTACTTTTGG GAATGACCTTTGGGCACTTGGATGCACGCTGTACCAAATGCTTTCCGGGACTTCTCCTTTTAAAGATGCTAGCGAATGGCTCATTTTCCAAAGAATTATTGCTAGAGATATAAGATTTCCAAATTATATTTCAGCAGAAGCTCGAGATCTCATTGATCAGTTGTTG GACATAGATCCCAGTAAGCGACCTGGTGCAGGACCCAATGGTTATACTTCACTGAAAAAGCATCCTTTTTTCAAAGGGATCGATTGGAAGAATTTGAGGACAGGAATTCCTCCTGGACTTGCTTTGGAGCCAAGA GGTCCGACTAGTGGAGGTGAAGACCCAGATTCCTCATGGAATCCATCACATGTTGGAGATGGTTCAGCCAAAATAAATGATGTTAACATTGGCACCGCATCAGTTTCTGAAGCCGGTAGCATAACTAGGCTTGCTTCAATTGATTCATTTGATTCGAAATG GCAACAATTCTTGGAGCCGGGAGAATCTGTTCTTATGATCTCCATGGTCAAGAAATTGCAGAAACTGACAAACAAGAAAGTCCAGCTTATTCTCACAAATAAGCCCAAGTTAATTTATGTAGACCCTACAAAATTGGTGGTTAAAGGAAATATAATATGGTCCGACAGTCCCAACGATCTCAGCATTCAGATTACAAGCCCATCTAATTTCAAGATATGCACT CCGAAAAAAGTTATTACATTTGAGGATGCCAAACAAAGAGCCTTGCAGTGGAAAAAGGCAATCGAGGCCCTTCAGAATCGATGA